A single genomic interval of Microbacterium hydrocarbonoxydans harbors:
- the fliP gene encoding flagellar type III secretion system pore protein FliP (The bacterial flagellar biogenesis protein FliP forms a type III secretion system (T3SS)-type pore required for flagellar assembly.) has product MPVSAAAASPLRVTHPRRRAWLLLAAALGAAAVLVVVDAHGAHAAAAHTALPAILPAEIGDGEGVTINGINGAPSDSIMTLLGITILSVAPALLLMMSSFTKIFVVLALTRNALSLPSIPPNQVLAGLSLFLTLFIMWPVLTDINAVAVAPFTDGQIDFGRAFELAQEPLREWMLSYTREEDIALMHRAAQMENPADAADIPLQTLVPAFMISELRAAFLIGFIIFVPFLVIDLVVASALMSMGMMMLPPVMISLPFKILLFLLIDGWGMVITALVQSYNGGG; this is encoded by the coding sequence GTGCCCGTATCCGCCGCCGCTGCGTCGCCCCTGCGCGTGACGCACCCGCGTCGGCGTGCCTGGCTCCTCCTCGCCGCCGCTCTGGGAGCCGCAGCCGTGCTGGTGGTGGTCGACGCCCACGGCGCGCACGCCGCAGCGGCCCATACCGCGCTGCCGGCGATCCTCCCCGCCGAGATCGGTGACGGCGAGGGCGTGACGATCAACGGCATCAACGGCGCCCCGTCCGACAGCATCATGACGCTGCTGGGCATCACGATCCTCAGCGTCGCCCCGGCTCTGCTGCTGATGATGTCGAGCTTCACCAAGATCTTCGTCGTGCTCGCGCTGACCCGCAACGCGCTCTCGCTGCCCTCGATCCCGCCGAATCAGGTGCTCGCGGGTCTCAGCCTGTTCCTCACCCTGTTCATCATGTGGCCGGTCCTGACGGACATCAACGCCGTCGCGGTCGCCCCGTTCACCGACGGTCAGATCGACTTCGGTCGAGCCTTCGAGCTCGCTCAGGAGCCGCTGCGCGAGTGGATGCTCTCCTACACCCGCGAAGAGGACATCGCCCTCATGCATCGAGCGGCCCAGATGGAGAACCCGGCGGATGCCGCCGACATCCCGCTGCAGACGCTGGTGCCCGCCTTCATGATCAGCGAGCTCCGCGCGGCCTTCCTGATCGGATTCATCATCTTCGTCCCCTTCCTCGTGATCGACCTGGTGGTCGCCAGCGCGCTGATGTCGATGGGAATGATGATGCTCCCGCCGGTGATGATCTCGCTGCCGTTCAAGATCCTCCTGTTCCTGCTCATCGACGGGTGGGGCATGGTCATCACCGCGCTGGTCCAGTCCTACAACGGCGGCGGCTGA
- a CDS encoding flagellar biosynthetic protein FliO, whose translation MDDLLVALRAIVALAAVLGLLYFLSRRLQKSQAKGSSPLAGLLPKRWTRLGELVPSRPAPGPRAPRTRPEKITVVARSGIGGKAQLVVAEFGGIRYVLGVTESGISVVDTQEAPVVEEELPADESPAVSPQPPDDIVDRALRSVA comes from the coding sequence ATGGACGACCTCCTCGTCGCCCTCCGCGCGATCGTCGCCCTGGCGGCCGTGCTCGGGCTGCTGTACTTCCTCAGCCGGCGGCTGCAGAAGTCGCAGGCGAAGGGATCCAGTCCACTGGCGGGTCTCCTGCCGAAGCGGTGGACGCGACTGGGCGAGCTCGTCCCCTCGCGCCCTGCACCGGGGCCCAGAGCGCCCAGAACGCGGCCGGAGAAGATCACGGTGGTCGCCCGCTCGGGCATCGGCGGCAAGGCCCAGCTGGTCGTGGCCGAGTTCGGAGGCATCCGCTATGTGCTCGGCGTGACCGAGAGCGGTATCAGTGTCGTCGACACGCAGGAAGCGCCTGTCGTGGAGGAGGAGCTGCCGGCGGACGAGTCTCCGGCGGTGAGCCCGCAGCCTCCGGACGACATCGTCGATCGCGCGCTGCGCTCGGTCGCCTGA
- the fliQ gene encoding flagellar biosynthesis protein FliQ has protein sequence MNPEAVIDIGQAALILGAKLCAPLLITALVVGFAISLLQSITQVQEMTISFVPKLVAVGIALLVSGHWMIAEMIAFSNEMFARIPSLLNGG, from the coding sequence ATGAATCCCGAAGCAGTCATCGACATCGGCCAGGCGGCCCTGATCCTGGGCGCGAAGCTCTGTGCGCCGCTGCTGATCACGGCCCTCGTGGTCGGGTTCGCCATCTCGCTCCTGCAGTCGATCACCCAGGTGCAGGAGATGACGATCTCGTTCGTCCCGAAGCTGGTGGCCGTGGGCATCGCGCTCCTCGTCAGCGGGCACTGGATGATCGCCGAGATGATCGCGTTCTCGAACGAGATGTTCGCCCGCATCCCGTCGCTGCTGAACGGCGGCTGA
- a CDS encoding FliM/FliN family flagellar motor switch protein: protein MSTFHETAIAAAIAGKLPFGYPVIPAPSTDPGAAGEAVVVTFTGSPGARIAIQVADPSQLEDGSPTADLADRLHPIFEAAVAVLGTGALSAGELAPATEVFTAAGTQVFDMVDADGRVVARAAVRIDGARSSAAPGPQRLSRIAGVEMELVVEIGRTRMPVRDVLSLEPGRVVELDRAAGSPADIKLNGRLIGHGTVVVAEGDFAIRVERILDGAENV from the coding sequence ATGAGCACCTTCCACGAGACCGCGATCGCCGCGGCGATCGCCGGCAAGCTGCCGTTCGGCTACCCCGTCATCCCGGCCCCTTCCACCGACCCCGGCGCCGCGGGGGAGGCGGTGGTGGTCACCTTCACCGGGAGCCCTGGAGCGCGGATCGCGATCCAGGTCGCCGACCCGTCGCAGCTGGAGGACGGCTCGCCGACGGCGGACCTGGCCGACCGGCTGCATCCGATCTTCGAGGCGGCGGTCGCCGTCCTCGGCACCGGTGCCCTGAGCGCGGGCGAGCTCGCACCCGCGACAGAGGTGTTCACGGCCGCGGGCACCCAGGTCTTCGACATGGTGGACGCCGACGGCCGTGTCGTCGCCAGGGCCGCCGTGCGCATCGACGGCGCGCGCAGCAGCGCCGCCCCCGGACCCCAGCGGCTGAGTCGGATCGCGGGCGTCGAGATGGAGCTCGTGGTCGAGATCGGCCGCACCCGGATGCCGGTGCGCGACGTGCTCTCCCTCGAACCCGGTCGCGTGGTCGAGCTGGACCGCGCCGCCGGCAGCCCCGCCGACATCAAGCTCAACGGTCGCCTGATCGGACACGGCACCGTCGTCGTGGCCGAGGGCGACTTCGCGATCCGCGTCGAGCGGATCCTCGACGGCGCAGAGAACGTCTGA
- a CDS encoding flagellar biosynthetic protein FliR gives MHIPIDFTWLEATALACVRITAFLVIAPPFSHGTIPMRIRAMLGAGLALAVSPVVTDGYERLDTGAFMLALAGQALTGALLGFLVMVLFSAIQGAGHLVDTFGGFQMAQAFDPGMAINGAQFTRLFQMTAILLLFASDGYQLVLGGLFRSFDAVPVTGMIDLGKPAEALVGAAGQMMLSAVQIAGPLLIVLFLADVGLGLVSRVAPALNAFAMGFPIKIGLTLLLVGFVYAALPSVVAVIAEDAARLLLGVTR, from the coding sequence ATGCACATCCCGATCGACTTCACGTGGCTCGAGGCCACCGCACTCGCCTGCGTGCGGATCACGGCGTTCCTCGTGATCGCCCCGCCGTTCAGCCATGGCACGATCCCGATGCGGATCAGGGCGATGCTCGGGGCGGGTCTCGCTCTGGCCGTGTCCCCAGTGGTGACGGACGGCTATGAGCGTCTGGACACCGGCGCGTTCATGCTCGCCCTCGCGGGGCAGGCGCTGACCGGGGCGCTGCTCGGCTTCCTCGTGATGGTGCTGTTCAGCGCGATCCAGGGCGCCGGGCATCTCGTGGACACGTTCGGCGGATTCCAGATGGCCCAGGCGTTCGATCCGGGCATGGCGATCAACGGAGCGCAGTTCACCCGCCTCTTCCAGATGACCGCGATCCTGCTGCTGTTCGCGTCCGACGGCTACCAGCTGGTGCTGGGTGGGCTCTTCCGCTCGTTCGACGCCGTTCCCGTGACCGGGATGATCGACCTCGGCAAGCCCGCTGAGGCCCTGGTGGGCGCTGCCGGCCAGATGATGCTCAGCGCCGTCCAGATCGCGGGGCCGCTGCTGATCGTCCTCTTCCTCGCCGACGTGGGACTCGGACTCGTCAGCCGCGTCGCTCCGGCACTGAATGCCTTCGCGATGGGCTTCCCGATCAAGATCGGTCTGACGCTGCTGCTGGTCGGATTCGTCTACGCCGCACTGCCGAGCGTGGTCGCCGTCATCGCCGAGGACGCTGCCAGGCTGCTCCTGGGGGTGACCCGATGA